A single Cnuibacter physcomitrellae DNA region contains:
- a CDS encoding LacI family DNA-binding transcriptional regulator encodes MATTDRAEFPGQMTQTSPRPAARRPATLQDVARTAGVSPSTASNALTGRRRVSPEALDAVNEAVRLLRYRVNGSARSLRTGATATMGLIAPDVTDPFYAEMVQSIERDARDRGWSVILSDSGFDPEREAESLRHMAATTDGVILFSTDPRRAPLSELPADHVPVVACDEPIQAAGVGAVRSDNFGGGRLAAHHLVDAGGTRFAMIGGLGRLATSAERREGFLAGLRDRGVDSDRVLVVGREYGLDGGRAAMRELLDVAPDTDAVFAPTDGQAIGAMFHAQQSGRTIPDDLQLCGFDGIIWASHLSPALTTVEQDRRAMASRAIDLLLGMIAGEPAETVILPVRLLAQGSTRVGPRPA; translated from the coding sequence ATGGCCACTACCGATCGAGCGGAGTTCCCCGGACAGATGACGCAGACGTCCCCGCGACCAGCGGCCCGCCGCCCGGCGACCCTCCAGGACGTCGCCCGCACGGCGGGTGTCAGCCCCTCCACGGCGAGCAACGCGCTCACCGGCCGGCGCCGGGTCAGCCCGGAGGCGCTCGACGCCGTGAACGAGGCGGTCCGCCTGCTGCGGTACCGGGTGAACGGCAGCGCCCGGTCGCTCCGCACCGGGGCGACGGCCACGATGGGGCTGATCGCCCCCGACGTGACCGACCCCTTCTACGCCGAGATGGTGCAGTCGATCGAGCGCGACGCGCGCGACCGCGGCTGGTCCGTCATCCTGAGCGACAGCGGGTTCGACCCGGAGCGCGAGGCGGAGAGCCTCCGCCACATGGCGGCGACGACCGACGGCGTGATCCTGTTCTCCACGGATCCACGGCGGGCGCCGCTCTCCGAGCTGCCCGCCGACCATGTGCCGGTCGTGGCCTGCGACGAGCCCATCCAGGCGGCCGGAGTCGGCGCGGTGCGGAGCGACAACTTCGGCGGCGGACGGCTCGCGGCCCACCACCTCGTCGATGCGGGAGGCACCCGCTTCGCGATGATCGGCGGACTCGGGCGGCTCGCGACCTCCGCCGAGCGTCGGGAGGGCTTCCTCGCGGGGCTCCGCGATCGCGGTGTCGACTCCGACCGGGTCCTGGTGGTCGGCCGCGAGTACGGGCTCGACGGCGGGCGTGCGGCGATGCGCGAGCTCCTCGACGTCGCCCCCGACACCGACGCCGTGTTCGCGCCCACGGACGGTCAGGCGATCGGGGCGATGTTCCACGCCCAGCAGTCGGGTCGCACGATCCCGGACGACCTCCAGCTATGCGGATTCGACGGCATCATCTGGGCCTCGCACCTCTCGCCCGCACTCACGACGGTCGAGCAGGATCGCCGCGCCATGGCCTCACGGGCGATCGACCTGCTCCTCGGCATGATCGCGGGCGAACCCGCCGAGACGGTGATCCTGCCCGTGCGGCTGCTGGCGCAGGGCTCGACCCGCGTCGGCCCCCGGCCCGCCTGA